One Falco naumanni isolate bFalNau1 chromosome 15, bFalNau1.pat, whole genome shotgun sequence DNA segment encodes these proteins:
- the LOC121098136 gene encoding short chain dehydrogenase gsfK-like isoform X1, producing the protein MAGLRVCSVLVTGANRGIGLGLVRHFLGMQNPPKWVFATCRDPKGQRAQDLQNVASNHANLVIIPLEVTDPTSIKAAAARVGEHVGGSGLNLLINNAGMVINNTLDDETPENMTQIYTTNTVGPLLLGQAFLPLLKKAAQGSPGSGLSCSKAAIINISSCGGSITSPSGWDLLQVVSYRCSKAALNMLTKCQSLGYRAHGVLCAALHPGWVQTDMGDSVGNMVGVSPRRVHRSPWDGFPVGGSRCPEPLPAPSPALVLGACGPHPLGSPGAPSGSCPWPRLLQGSPWPAPAGAASPPPPRRPP; encoded by the exons ATGGCAGGGCTTCGAGTCTGCTCCGTTCTGGTGACGGGGGCCAACCGGGGGATCGGCCTGGGGCTCGTCCGGCATTTCCTGGGGATGCAAAACCCACCCAAGTGGGTCTTTGCGACTTGCCGAGACCCCAAGGGGCAGCGAGCGCAg GACTTACAGAATGTGGCCTCCAATCACGCCAACCTGGTCATCATCCCGCTCG AAGTCACCGACCCCACCAGCATcaaggcagctgcagccagagtTGGGGAGCACGTGGGGGGCTCGGGGCTGAACCTCCTCATCAACAACGCTGGGATGGTGATAAATAACACACTTGATGACGAGACGCCAGAGAACATGACCCAGATTTACACCACCAACACGGTTGGGcccctgctgctgggccag GCGTTCCTGCCCTTGCTGAAGAAGGCTGCCCAAGGGAGCCCGGGctcagggctgagctgcagcaaggcagccaTCATCAATATATCCAGCTGTGGGGGCTCCATCACTTCTCCCTCTGGCTGGGATCTGCTTCAGGTTGTGTCATACCGCTGCAGCAAG GCTGCTCTGAACATGCTGACCAAGTGCCAGTCCCTGGGGTACCGGGCGCACGGTGTCCTCTGCGCTGCTCTCCACCCTGGCTGGGTGCAAACTGACATGGGGGACTCCGTCGGAAACATGGTAGGAGTTTCACCTCGGCGGGTCCATCGGAGCCCCTGGGACGGTTTTCCCGTGGGAGGGAGCCGCTGccctgagcccctgcctgccccgtcCCCTGCCCTGGTCCTGGGTGCCTGTGGCCCCCATCCCCTCGGCTCTCCCGGTGCTCCGAGCGGCTCCTGCCCCTGGCCccggctgctgcagggcagcccttggccagccccagcaggggCTGCCTCTCCCCCTCCGCCCCGCAGGCCCCCTTGA
- the LOC121098136 gene encoding C-factor-like isoform X2: MAGLRVCSVLVTGANRGIGLGLVRHFLGMQNPPKWVFATCRDPKGQRAQDLQNVASNHANLVIIPLEVTDPTSIKAAAARVGEHVGGSGLNLLINNAGMVINNTLDDETPENMTQIYTTNTVGPLLLGQAFLPLLKKAAQGSPGSGLSCSKAAIINISSCGGSITSPSGWDLLQVVSYRCSKAALNMLTKCQSLGYRAHGVLCAALHPGWVQTDMGDSVGNMAPLTVDASVRGMLKVLSSLSEKDTGTFLDWEGKVLPW, encoded by the exons ATGGCAGGGCTTCGAGTCTGCTCCGTTCTGGTGACGGGGGCCAACCGGGGGATCGGCCTGGGGCTCGTCCGGCATTTCCTGGGGATGCAAAACCCACCCAAGTGGGTCTTTGCGACTTGCCGAGACCCCAAGGGGCAGCGAGCGCAg GACTTACAGAATGTGGCCTCCAATCACGCCAACCTGGTCATCATCCCGCTCG AAGTCACCGACCCCACCAGCATcaaggcagctgcagccagagtTGGGGAGCACGTGGGGGGCTCGGGGCTGAACCTCCTCATCAACAACGCTGGGATGGTGATAAATAACACACTTGATGACGAGACGCCAGAGAACATGACCCAGATTTACACCACCAACACGGTTGGGcccctgctgctgggccag GCGTTCCTGCCCTTGCTGAAGAAGGCTGCCCAAGGGAGCCCGGGctcagggctgagctgcagcaaggcagccaTCATCAATATATCCAGCTGTGGGGGCTCCATCACTTCTCCCTCTGGCTGGGATCTGCTTCAGGTTGTGTCATACCGCTGCAGCAAG GCTGCTCTGAACATGCTGACCAAGTGCCAGTCCCTGGGGTACCGGGCGCACGGTGTCCTCTGCGCTGCTCTCCACCCTGGCTGGGTGCAAACTGACATGGGGGACTCCGTCGGAAACATG GCCCCCTTGACGGTGGATGCCAGCGTGCGAGGGATGCTGAAGgtgctctcctccctctccgAGAAGGACACCGGCACCTTCCTGGACTGGGAAGGGAAGGTCCTGCCCTGGTGA
- the LOC121097968 gene encoding adrenocortical dysplasia protein-like → MAGAAAGPAGAAAGSQLVQRQELLVSGFVYESKYISAPKIYILQPWIVNLLLNSQQVDTHECLVAGQVLRVLRDSTAPGQPGVLQDAVLQVSDGSYYIRVVITSKALQADENTQVHVRLSSLICRIIVLQKYTVCFREEARLEDCEFYLTAQQFIVLPMERQRMEASNGNEEPSVLQKIKELWMRSLALENAASSEASVSQLIDAIGQNQLEVLKKNAEECLDLWMPNKPPAAVKDEVSTTKWEAQCKKKWGEDVFIVPANTLLITSEEDMVACDASKADTIKATPGKSGDSRMVPSDASVISQVSSTGSIALSETSEVSLDNPWNRLAPVSLVLESSDESFQHSLSLKTQQDMAVSSNTPNLLEQGQLVETSSPSLLCSYGDTSLVETSTTYPVSASEAACDAPCTAGGLQVSGGSQATLPSLSPAIPVLPSSRLQSLPKEMPCREHTDSSGTAFPPDTLKCGPAHARTPRGGAACSKRKLLMGDGLSGQKHPRGAPWDRGRDTGRQMEPESTQGAKKRREETELLHGKEPSEEEEEQACPVSGSRSKPEQHRALQPYVNEKPVEYKYNTPSPELCKQIRSVRISKAMLKWACWILTGEMDS, encoded by the exons ATGGCGGGAGCGGCTGCCGGTCCTGCGGGGGCTGCCGCGGGGTCACAGCTGGTTCAGCgacaggagctgctggtgtcAGG GTTTGTGTATGAGTCCAAGTATATATCTGCTCCTAAAATCTACATCCTGCAGCCTTGGATTGTCAACCTCTTGTTGAATTCCCAGCAGGTGGATACCCATGAGTGTCTCGTGGCCGGGCAGGTCTTGCGG GTCTTGAGAGACTCAACTGCTCCAGGCCAACCTGGGGTCCTCCAGGATGCTGTCCTCCAGGTCTCAGATGGGTCCTACTACATCCGTGTGGTCATTACATCCAAAGCTCTGCAGGCGGACGAAAA CACCCAAGTGCATGTCAGGCTTTCCAGCCTTATTTGCAGGATTATTGTCTTACAGAAGTACACAGTGTGTTTCCGAGAGGAGGCCAGACTG GAGGACTGCGAGTTTTACCTCACAGCCCAGCAGTTCATCGTGCTGCCTATGGAGAGGCAGAGGATGGAGGCATCTAACGG GAACGAGGAgccttctgtgctgcagaagaTAAAGGAACTCTGGAT GAGGAGTCTCGCTCTGGAGAACGCTGCCAGCTCAG AGGCATCTGTCTCTCAGCTAATCGATGCCATAGGACAGAACCAGCTGgaggttttgaagaaaaatgctgaggaATGCTTGGATTTGTGGATGCCCAATAAGCCGCCAGCAGCAGTGAAGGATGAGGTTTCCACCACTAAGTGGGAAGCACAGTGCAAGAAAAAG TGGGGTGAGGATGTCTTCATAGTCCCGGCCAACACCCTGTTGATCACTTCTGAGGAGGACATGGTTGCTTGTGATGCTTCCAAGGCAG ACACAATCAAAGCAACTCCTGGGAAGAGTGGTGACAGCAGGATGGTGCCAAGTGATGCGAGCGTCATATCCCAAGTCAGCT CCACCGGGTCTATAGCCTTGTCGGAGACCTCAGAGGTATCCCTGGACAACCCCTGGAACAGGCTCGCCCCAGTATCTCTGGTCCTGGAGTCTTCAGATG AGAGCTTTCAACACAGCCTTTCACTGAAAACCCAGCAAGATATGGCTGTTAGCAGCAACACCCCCAACTTGCTGGAACAGGGACAGCTGGTGGAgacctcttctccctccctgctctgctcctatGGTGATACCAGTCTGGTGGAGACCAGCACCACCTATCCGGTGTCAGCTTCGGAGGCAGCCTGTGAtgccccctgcactgctgggggcCTGCAGGTATCGGGGGGCTCTCAGGCGACCCTGCCATCTCTTTCTCCAGCTATTCCTGTCTTGCCCAGCAGCCGTTTGCAGTCCTTGCCCAAAGAGATGCCTTGCAGGGAGCACACAGACTCCAGTGGCACAGCTTTCCCTCCAGATACATTGAAATGTGGTCCGGCTCATGCCAGGACCCCGAGAGGAGGTGCTGCATGTTCCAAGAGGAAGCTGCTGATGGGAGATGGCCTCAGTGGGCAGAAGCATCCTCGAGGTGCCCCATGGGACAGGGGGAGAGACACAGGCAGGCAGATGGAGCCTGAGAGCACACAGGGTGcgaagaagagaagagaggagactGAGTTGCTGCATGGAAAGGAGCCatctgaggaggaggaagagcaagCATGCCCAGTGAGCGGCTCCAGGTCCaagccagagcagcacagagctctgcagccG taCGTGAATGAGAAGCCCGTCGAGTACAAGTACAACACACCAAGCCCCGAGCTCTGCAAGCAGATAAGATCTGTCAG GATCTCAAAGGCGATGCTGAAGTGGGCGTGCTGGATACTCACGGGGGAGATGGACTCCTGA